In one window of Acetonema longum DSM 6540 DNA:
- a CDS encoding trans-sulfuration enzyme family protein yields MKISSKVVQVGVNTDARTGAISTPIYQTATFRHPALGQSTGFDYSRTHNPTRQVLEQAIAALEGGSGGYAFASGMAAVTAILMLYRAGDHLVVVEDCYGGTYRVLEKNFQPFGLTTTFVDGSRPEEITAAIKPNTKAIIVETPTNPLMKIVDIRAIVKIAAAHGLHTVVDNTFLTPYFQRPLELGADLVVHSGTKYLSGHNDVLCGLVVAKDSTLAEKVKFVQNSTGNVLGPFDSWLLIRGMKTLALRMEKHNQNALTVAQWLEKHPHVKTVYFPGLVGHPGKSVHDSQATGSGGMLSFAVDDPKLVPQVLKKVKMIQFAESLGGVESLITFPAVQTHADVPPDVRERLGISDRLLRLSVGIEDAWDIIADLEQALQ; encoded by the coding sequence GAATACTGACGCCCGGACCGGCGCTATCAGCACGCCGATTTATCAGACGGCCACATTCCGTCATCCGGCGCTGGGGCAAAGTACCGGTTTTGACTATTCCCGGACCCACAATCCCACCCGGCAGGTTCTGGAACAGGCCATTGCCGCTCTGGAAGGTGGCAGCGGCGGTTATGCCTTTGCTTCAGGCATGGCTGCGGTTACAGCGATCTTGATGCTGTATCGGGCCGGGGATCATCTGGTGGTAGTCGAGGACTGTTATGGCGGCACCTATCGGGTCCTGGAAAAGAATTTTCAGCCGTTTGGCCTGACTACCACCTTCGTGGACGGCAGCCGTCCGGAAGAAATAACTGCCGCCATTAAACCTAATACTAAAGCAATTATCGTAGAAACTCCTACCAATCCTCTGATGAAAATTGTGGATATCCGGGCTATCGTCAAGATTGCGGCTGCCCACGGTCTGCATACGGTAGTCGATAACACCTTTCTGACGCCTTATTTTCAGCGCCCCCTGGAGTTGGGAGCGGATCTGGTGGTTCACAGCGGCACTAAATACTTGTCCGGCCACAATGATGTGCTGTGCGGCCTGGTTGTGGCTAAAGATTCCACACTGGCCGAGAAGGTGAAATTTGTGCAAAATTCTACCGGCAATGTGCTGGGGCCCTTTGACAGCTGGCTTTTAATCCGGGGAATGAAGACCCTGGCCCTACGCATGGAGAAACACAACCAGAACGCCCTGACGGTTGCTCAGTGGCTGGAAAAACACCCTCATGTAAAGACCGTCTATTTCCCTGGCCTTGTCGGCCATCCCGGCAAAAGCGTCCACGACAGCCAGGCCACAGGTTCCGGCGGTATGCTGTCCTTTGCGGTAGACGATCCGAAGCTGGTGCCCCAGGTTTTAAAGAAGGTAAAGATGATTCAATTTGCCGAAAGTCTGGGCGGTGTGGAAAGCCTGATTACTTTCCCGGCAGTTCAGACTCATGCCGATGTGCCGCCTGATGTGAGAGAAAGATTGGGCATCTCTGACCGGCTTCTGCGTCTGTCAGTAGGCATCGAAGATGCCTGGGATATTATCGCCGACCTGGAACAGGCCCTACAATGA
- a CDS encoding YezD family protein: protein MLPKDLTVNSLERAVLAQIEDSIRKIEHGSITLIVQDGRLIQMDVIQKVRFTAAPEKPDKGSPKHSEAKVSLSGQVAAALKGMKFGQVVLVIKDGRIVQVERTEKQRFPNLEGIYGEGI, encoded by the coding sequence ATGCTGCCAAAAGATCTTACGGTGAATTCTCTGGAGCGGGCTGTTTTGGCTCAAATTGAAGATAGTATCAGGAAAATTGAGCATGGTTCTATCACTCTGATTGTGCAGGATGGGCGTTTGATCCAAATGGATGTGATCCAAAAAGTGCGCTTCACCGCCGCCCCGGAAAAACCGGACAAAGGATCGCCAAAACACAGTGAGGCTAAGGTTAGTCTTAGCGGGCAAGTCGCCGCCGCCCTGAAGGGGATGAAATTCGGCCAGGTAGTCCTTGTCATTAAAGACGGCCGCATCGTGCAGGTGGAACGCACCGAGAAACAGCGCTTTCCGAACTTAGAAGGGATATATGGCGAAGGAATATAA